Proteins encoded by one window of Ostrinia nubilalis chromosome 23, ilOstNubi1.1, whole genome shotgun sequence:
- the LOC135083204 gene encoding vitellin-degrading protease-like, which translates to MNRLAVLYILMTTVVRDKIIMSKKVAAIPMKNSNEEVPEGAMIQVTGFGDTQPQFRKGDSGGPLVHDGKLAGVVSFGKGCARKKYPGVYTKVSALRKWIDEEVRKKKLHKEWERDFE; encoded by the exons ATGAACAGA ttggccgtactttacatATTAATGACAACTGTTGTGAGAGATAAAATTATAAtgag TAAGAAAGTCGCAGCTATACCAATGAAGAATTCAAACGAAGAAGTGCCTGAAGGTGCGATGATACAAGTGACGGGATTTGGAGATACCCAACCTCAATTTAGAAAA GGTGACAGCGGTGGTCCTCTTGTCCACGATGGAAAACTGGCTGGTGTAGTCTCCTTTGGTAAAGGATGTGCCAGGAAAAAATACCCTGGAGTGTACACCAAAGTATCAGCCTTGAGGAAATGGATTGATGAGGAAGTCCGCAAGAAAAAACTGCATAAGGAGTGGGAAAGGGATTTTGAGtga
- the LOC135083308 gene encoding vitellin-degrading protease-like: MWFAVILFLQAQFFNGHAGVVGSFSRGNNEIVGGEEIEITDAPHQVGLLFKGDFICGGSIVAKDVVITAAHCLSTTNPLDYTVRVGSSYSGSGGQVLRVAKVLGHPDYNSNNDIAIVWLSKPVTFSDKVAAIPMKDSNEEVPDGAMTQVTGYGATDPWFKNYNVKLRRVMVPKVNHDVCQKAYAPAKITPQMLCAGFPEGGKDACQGDSGGPLIHDGKLAGIVSFGAGCARPDYPGVYAKMSALRKWVDDQLHLRKLGQMLRADFN, encoded by the exons ATGTGGTTCGCTGTAATTCTATTTCTGCAAGCACAGTTTTTCAACGGCCACGCTGGag TGGTGGGGTCATTTAGCCGCGGTAACAATGAAATTGTTGGAGGCGAAGAGATAGAGATCACTGATGCTCCTCACCAAGTGGGGCTGCTGTTCAAGGGTGACTTCATCTGTGGAGGTTCAATAGTAGCCAAGGACGTCGTTATTACTGCAGCACATTGTTTGTCCAC CACAAACCCATTGGATTACACAGTTCGCGTTGGGTCGTCGTACTCTGGTAGCGGTGGTCAGGTCTTACGGGTTGCCAAAGTACTAGGCCACCCAGATTATAACTCCAACAACGATATAGCTATCGTTTGGCTTTCTAAACCAGTTACATTCAGTGACAAAGTCGCGGCTATACCAATGAAGGATTCAAACGAAGAAGTACCTGATGGTGCGATGACACAAGTGACAGGATATGGAGCTACCGACCCTTGGTTTAAA AACTACAACGTTAAGCTGCGAAGAGTAATGGTTCCCAAAGTGAACCATGATGTATGTCAAAAAGCATATGCACCTGCAAAAATCACCCCACAAATGCTGTGCGCGGGCTTTCCTGAAGGCGGGAAGGATGCTTGCCAG ggtgatagTGGTGGTCCTCTCATCCACGACGGCAAACTGGCTGGTATAGTGTCCTTTGGTGCAGGATGCGCTAGACCAGATTACCCTGGAGTGTACGCCAAAATGTCAGCTCTGAGGAAGTGGGTTGATGACCAACTCCATCTTAGGAAGTTGGGGCAGATGTTGAGGGcggatttcaattaa